DNA from Drosophila busckii strain San Diego stock center, stock number 13000-0081.31 chromosome 2R, ASM1175060v1, whole genome shotgun sequence:
TGCCAGCGCTGGTCAGTGACAGCGGTGATACATCCGTTGCACTGTTCTCCTGATTACAACTAGGCGTTGCTGTCGTCACCAGCTGCTCCTCGTTTATTGCAGGCAGCGCAAACAGGCGACGTCCCCTAGACTCTAATGGCTTGATGCGTTTTAGCAGCGGCTGTTCCTCCCCCGACACCTCGCCCAGCATGTCCATAAAGCTGCGTTTGCCACTGCTGGGCTCCAAGCTGCTGGGCGTGCGCTCATTCTGCTCCATCAGTCGCTTTAATGAGCGCGGCGTAGACTCCAGTTcatgcagctgttgttgcggtTTTTGTCGCTCAAACTGACGCACATAACTGGCCTGGCCTCGATACTGTTCATTAAATTCCGTCGCGCTAAGCGTATCCGGCGCTGGGCCAATACGCCAAATCTTGTGCCTTGCATCATCGCTGCAGGTCACAATGGGACAATCATGACTAGCGCTCCAGGCTACACAGGTAACCTCGACAGTGTGTCCGGACAAAGCCACCAGTGGCTGCTCCGCATGATCCAAATTCCAAATATAAGCACGCTCATCGCTGCTGCCacttagcaaatatttgccatcCGGACTGAGACAACTCTTGATATAAAACGTAGAATTTAACAAACCCTTATAGCAGGCCAAAGGCTTGGGCGCATAGGACACCAGGTTATAACAGTAAATAGTATTATCCATGCAGTTGGCATAGAGTTTAGTGCCCGCTGCATTTACAATGACATTGGTAAAGCCTTTGAATGTGGAGTGGCCGGCATAGGGGAGACTTTGTCTGGGCAGCGGTTCCTTCTTGTACGCCGTGTAATTGCGACGCAAGTCCCAAACTTTGATAACACCATCGCCAGCTCCACAGCTAATTAACGTGTCGTTATCCTGAAATGCCAAGCCAGTAATGCTGCTGGATGTATTGCTGCCGGCGTTGGACATTTTGGGTGtgcggctgcgctgcttgcgttgTGATTGCGGCGTGCCCGGACCACCTGTATGTCCgctataaatacaattatcaACGCGTGAGGTCAAGTCCATATTAAGATTAGCGCGTATATCCCAGATTAATATGGCACCATCACGTCCACCTGTGGCAAAGACAGCCGGATCTGTGCGCTTAAATGCTGCAGTCTTCACAGATCGCGTGTGACCCACATAGGAGTTTAGCCCACATATGCCCGAGCCTGTAACCTCCCAGAGACGCGCCGTATGATCTCCAGAGGCGGACACAAACCGCATTTGTCCCGGCGCCCATTCCAGATCAAACACGGCATTAAAGTGACATTGTGGTGCGCCAAGCGATTGTTCCTCTGGCTCCTGGTTCCGTTGTGTCGTGTCCTGCAGCGCTATTTTGCCATCCTCATTAGCTATGGCCAAGATGTGTCTATATCCGTCACAG
Protein-coding regions in this window:
- the LOC108597424 gene encoding protein lethal(2)denticleless, coding for MNIYSKLRNREHGLANDHSYDFALRRLCVARQDSWRGIAPANYSPDFNPEPPIFSAKFANCDGYRHILAIANEDGKIALQDTTQRNQEPEEQSLGAPQCHFNAVFDLEWAPGQMRFVSASGDHTARLWEVTGSGICGLNSYVGHTRSVKTAAFKRTDPAVFATGGRDGAILIWDIRANLNMDLTSRVDNCIYSGHTGGPGTPQSQRKQRSRTPKMSNAGSNTSSSITGLAFQDNDTLISCGAGDGVIKVWDLRRNYTAYKKEPLPRQSLPYAGHSTFKGFTNVIVNAAGTKLYANCMDNTIYCYNLVSYAPKPLACYKGLLNSTFYIKSCLSPDGKYLLSGSSDERAYIWNLDHAEQPLVALSGHTVEVTCVAWSASHDCPIVTCSDDARHKIWRIGPAPDTLSATEFNEQYRGQASYVRQFERQKPQQQLHELESTPRSLKRLMEQNERTPSSLEPSSGKRSFMDMLGEVSGEEQPLLKRIKPLESRGRRLFALPAINEEQLVTTATPSCNQENSATDVSPLSLTSAGKPSPSPLSEQHANHMLYTSPPTTSAQALLQSQLQVTPLIYSPTSNLPNYVLDGEAPHLGIMSPKRKAKEKVDWLTKIRKQKLLTTSRASSLTLSDKMHEDVAATSPDMLASPRLQSLRQSECSPRLQATPRRRISHTDNGLHPRTPTSSRRNSETTLLRFFSVQRSKDTTPPRSEELSAQPASSREALSTLHAATPHANTTAVGGSE